One region of Bacteroidales bacterium genomic DNA includes:
- the tnpA gene encoding IS200/IS605 family transposase, translating into MANTFTQMYIQFVFAVQDRISLIQPNWKDELYKYITGIVQNNKHKLIAINGTANHLHIFVGYKPHQLIPDLLQDIKGSSSGWINSKKFLKGKFSWQEGYGAFSYSHSHIDNVVNYIMNQEEHHKKRTFREEYIDLLKKFNIAYDEKYILKDVE; encoded by the coding sequence ATGGCAAACACGTTCACACAAATGTATATTCAATTTGTATTTGCAGTTCAGGATAGAATTTCATTAATTCAACCCAATTGGAAAGATGAACTCTACAAATATATTACAGGTATTGTGCAAAATAACAAACATAAACTAATTGCAATAAATGGAACCGCTAACCATCTTCATATTTTTGTAGGTTATAAACCTCATCAGCTAATACCCGATTTGCTTCAGGATATTAAAGGTTCTTCATCGGGCTGGATTAACAGCAAAAAATTTTTAAAAGGAAAATTCAGTTGGCAGGAAGGTTATGGAGCATTTTCATATTCACACTCTCATATTGATAATGTGGTGAATTATATTATGAACCAGGAAGAACACCATAAGAAAAGAACATTCAGGGAAGAATATATTGATTTATTAAAGAAATTTAATATTGCTTACGATGAGAAATACATTTTAAAAGATGTTGAATAA
- a CDS encoding ABC transporter permease, with the protein MKNNKLILAFSFLGGLVLLFIIAPLLGMLFSTSGKEITETIKDSEVTDSIWLTIWISMLGTIIFAIGCIPLAYVLSRKEFYFKKIIIGIINLPIVIPHSAAGIALLSVLSRNTLMGKIAESMGFGFVSSTAGIMLAMAFVSIPYLLTSAIDGFNTVPVKLEKAAMNLGASPLRSFFTITLPLAWRPVLSGLIMMWARGMSEFGAVIIIAYHPMTTPVMIFERFNSFGLQYARPIAVLFIIICLILFVALRLFSRNKINDRN; encoded by the coding sequence GTGAAAAATAATAAACTAATACTTGCATTCAGTTTTTTAGGCGGACTGGTACTGCTGTTCATCATCGCTCCGTTATTGGGTATGTTATTTTCTACATCAGGAAAAGAAATAACAGAAACAATAAAAGATTCAGAAGTTACAGACAGCATTTGGTTAACTATTTGGATATCGATGCTGGGAACAATAATTTTTGCAATAGGTTGCATTCCTCTCGCATATGTTTTATCACGAAAAGAATTTTATTTTAAAAAAATAATTATTGGAATTATTAATTTACCTATTGTGATTCCTCACTCTGCTGCCGGTATTGCATTATTATCTGTTCTGTCAAGAAATACTTTAATGGGAAAAATAGCGGAAAGCATGGGTTTTGGTTTTGTAAGCAGTACAGCCGGAATCATGCTGGCAATGGCATTTGTGAGCATTCCTTATCTTTTAACAAGCGCCATTGATGGATTCAATACAGTTCCTGTAAAATTAGAGAAAGCAGCAATGAATCTTGGCGCTTCACCCCTGCGTTCATTTTTTACTATCACTTTGCCTCTGGCATGGCGTCCCGTTCTTTCAGGATTAATAATGATGTGGGCCCGAGGAATGAGTGAATTCGGCGCGGTTATTATTATTGCATATCATCCCATGACAACACCGGTAATGATATTTGAAAGATTTAATTCATTCGGATTGCAGTATGCAAGACCTATTGCTGTTTTATTTATAATTATATGTCTTATTTTATTTGTTGCGCTTAGACTGTTTTCCAGGAACAAAATAAATGATAGAAATTAA
- a CDS encoding ABC transporter ATP-binding protein yields MIEIKNISKSFQNFNLKNISFSVEKGDYFVLLGASGMGKSMLLEIISGITNPDSGEILLNGNNITFEKIQKRKTALVYQDQVLFPHLTVFENIAFSLRCKKKSSNEIRNTVNELADLVEIKNFLQRKPGTLSGGEAQRVALARALATKPECLLLDEPLSNIDSSLRYELRSLLRKINNNGQTIIHVTHDYEEAISLANRLAVIEHGNIVQIGSPEEVFMFPKSEFIAKFIGVKNFYKGNLISNENNSDLKSFETNNIKIYVTTENTSGEGFLLIPSESIVISNVQTESSSRNIFKGTVIDFFPARTGIEVVVNIGEIKITSIISKDSFEKLELIKGKEVWTSFKASCAKFISI; encoded by the coding sequence ATGATAGAAATTAAGAACATATCGAAATCATTTCAAAATTTCAATTTGAAAAATATTTCTTTTTCTGTTGAGAAAGGCGATTATTTTGTTTTGCTTGGCGCATCAGGTATGGGAAAATCGATGTTACTGGAAATTATTTCTGGAATTACAAATCCTGATTCCGGTGAAATTTTATTGAATGGAAATAATATAACTTTTGAAAAAATACAAAAAAGAAAAACAGCACTCGTATACCAGGACCAGGTTCTTTTCCCTCATTTGACGGTATTTGAAAACATCGCTTTTTCTTTACGTTGCAAAAAGAAAAGTTCAAACGAAATTAGAAATACAGTAAATGAATTAGCCGATTTAGTTGAAATTAAAAATTTCCTTCAAAGAAAACCGGGAACATTATCCGGCGGAGAAGCTCAGAGAGTGGCACTTGCAAGGGCGCTTGCCACCAAACCCGAATGTCTTTTGCTTGATGAGCCCTTATCAAATATTGATTCCTCGTTAAGATATGAGCTTCGAAGTTTGCTCAGAAAAATAAATAATAATGGACAAACTATTATTCACGTTACGCATGATTATGAAGAAGCCATATCACTTGCCAACAGGCTTGCCGTTATTGAACATGGCAATATTGTTCAAATCGGTTCACCTGAAGAAGTATTCATGTTTCCAAAATCAGAATTCATTGCAAAATTTATAGGTGTAAAAAATTTCTATAAAGGAAATTTAATTTCAAATGAAAACAATAGCGACCTTAAATCATTTGAAACTAATAACATAAAAATTTACGTTACAACAGAAAATACGTCAGGAGAAGGCTTCTTGTTGATACCTTCTGAAAGCATTGTAATTTCTAATGTTCAGACAGAAAGTAGTTCGCGAAATATTTTCAAAGGAACGGTAATTGATTTTTTCCCGGCAAGAACAGGAATTGAAGTTGTAGTGAATATAGGTGAAATAAAAATCACATCTATCATTTCAAAAGATTCCTTTGAAAAATTAGAATTAATAAAAGGAAAAGAAGTTTGGACAAGCTTTAAAGCTTCGTGCGCAAAATTTATTTCAATATGA
- a CDS encoding nucleoside-triphosphatase: protein MALKKIDNIWLKASVLGCLWASSEIVIGSFLHNLRVPFCGNILTGIGIIIMVSVGQIWTERGLFWRTGLVCALMKSISPSAIIFGPMIAIFTEALIMEASTFIFRKSMFSFLVGSALAMLWNLVQLLLSYVITYGSNIIYLFEKLTENFQRQLGFAYSNYWWPVEIIAIFYILAGMVAGGIGLYIGKKSKKTNLNEQGNFTNNTEQNISRINKQPEGNFSLGLLICNIIIMIVALNIFSFKNILLSVITVIIVATFWIIKYPKVLRPLKKPGFWIFLVLTTTLSAYLFTNITTGKNNGWIIGAEMNLRAIVMILGFAVVGKELRNPVIGKCLYGIGFKQLPVALELAFESLPAVISNVPGWKDITRKPFSSFLTYVKKADLHFKEQEVRIKNDQRIIVLTGKGNVGKTSFLEKIITILKEEGRDVRGILSVGVLEQNYKTGYNLLNISTGEEKLFIKDENFPESTKFRKFYFSNDGLKWGMKILESEINFDSQILIIDEIGPWELEEGGWAESLNKLAAHSKYKMIWVVREEILTDVIGKWNLKNPVIIDVSKTRVSEAQEKILKFFL, encoded by the coding sequence ATGGCTTTAAAAAAAATTGATAATATCTGGTTAAAAGCCTCTGTTTTGGGCTGCCTTTGGGCATCTTCTGAAATTGTGATCGGTAGTTTTCTACATAACCTTCGTGTTCCTTTTTGTGGAAATATTTTAACAGGTATTGGTATTATTATCATGGTTTCTGTCGGGCAAATTTGGACAGAACGCGGATTATTCTGGCGAACAGGGCTGGTATGCGCTTTAATGAAATCCATTTCCCCAAGCGCTATTATTTTCGGACCAATGATTGCCATTTTTACCGAAGCGCTGATCATGGAAGCCAGTACTTTTATATTCCGCAAAAGCATGTTCTCATTTTTGGTTGGCAGTGCATTGGCAATGCTATGGAACCTTGTACAACTTTTGCTTTCTTATGTAATTACTTATGGTTCCAATATTATTTATTTGTTTGAAAAACTTACTGAGAATTTTCAGCGTCAGCTTGGATTTGCTTATTCAAATTACTGGTGGCCTGTAGAAATTATTGCAATTTTTTATATCCTTGCAGGGATGGTAGCAGGAGGTATTGGTTTATATATTGGAAAGAAATCAAAAAAAACAAACCTGAACGAACAGGGAAATTTTACGAATAATACTGAACAAAACATTTCACGAATAAATAAACAACCTGAAGGTAATTTTTCATTAGGATTATTAATATGTAATATTATTATAATGATTGTTGCATTGAATATTTTTAGTTTTAAAAATATTTTATTATCGGTCATTACTGTTATAATAGTTGCTACATTTTGGATAATAAAATATCCGAAAGTGCTCAGGCCATTAAAAAAACCGGGCTTCTGGATTTTTCTGGTTCTCACTACAACTTTATCAGCATACCTGTTCACGAACATTACAACCGGAAAAAATAACGGTTGGATAATTGGCGCAGAAATGAACCTGCGCGCAATTGTAATGATACTGGGATTTGCTGTGGTAGGTAAGGAATTACGAAATCCTGTTATTGGGAAATGTTTATATGGCATCGGTTTTAAACAGCTGCCTGTTGCTTTGGAACTTGCTTTTGAATCATTGCCGGCAGTAATTTCAAATGTGCCGGGATGGAAAGATATTACCCGTAAACCTTTTTCATCTTTTCTTACTTACGTTAAAAAAGCGGATCTGCATTTTAAAGAACAGGAAGTAAGAATAAAAAATGACCAAAGAATAATTGTCCTTACTGGTAAAGGAAATGTGGGAAAGACAAGTTTTCTTGAAAAAATAATTACCATTCTTAAAGAAGAAGGCCGCGATGTTCGGGGAATTCTTTCGGTAGGCGTATTAGAGCAGAATTACAAAACAGGTTATAATTTGCTGAATATTTCCACGGGTGAAGAAAAATTGTTTATCAAAGATGAGAATTTTCCTGAATCAACAAAATTCAGAAAATTTTATTTCAGTAATGATGGCTTGAAATGGGGCATGAAAATATTAGAATCGGAAATAAATTTTGATTCGCAAATATTAATAATTGATGAAATAGGACCGTGGGAACTTGAAGAAGGAGGCTGGGCTGAAAGTTTAAATAAACTTGCGGCGCATTCAAAATATAAAATGATTTGGGTGGTGCGTGAAGAAATACTTACGGATGTAATTGGCAAATGGAACCTGAAGAACCCTGTTATTATTGATGTTTCAAAAACCCGGGTTTCTGAGGCACAAGAAAAGATTCTTAAATTTTTCTTATAG